GGTTCGTTAAGGAAGCGCCGCAGTTGCGCATCATCCAGGACAATCTGCCGGACCCGGCCAAGTTGCGGCGCAACTGGGCCGAATGGTTTGCCGGGCTTTTCCGCCAGGGCCTTGGCGAGGAACTCCTCACCCGGCTGTGGCGCAGCGGCCAGGCCCATGTGGCCTACAACGTGGACCACCGGCTGATCAGCATGGCCTATGCCCTGGCTCGGGCCTACCTGCACGAAAGGGTCGCGGCCAGCCTGCCTGCAGCCGACGCGCCCGGGGCGCTGCGCTCCATTGACGCCTTGATCGATTTCAGCCTGCTGGTCGAAACCGACGCCTATGTGACCTTCGCCACCCGGTGCGAACTGGATGTCATCCAGGGCATCGCCCATCAGGTGCGAAACCCCATCGCAGTCATCGGCGGCCAGGCCAGACGGCTTCTCCGTCTGCGCGGCCAGGACGCCGACGTGGCCGAAGCGGCGCAAATCGTGCTGGAGGAAGCCGGCCGGCTGGACGCCCTGGCCCGCTCCGTGACCCGGTACATGGACGTGACCGACCGCGAGCCGGTCACCGAGGCCACGATGCTGACGCCGATCCTGCACACGGTCCTGGCCCGGATTGCCGCCCTGCCCGACCGGCCCAAGGCCGTTCTTAACGTGGCCGTCGCGCCCGAGGCCGACCGGCTGGCCGTGGCCCCGGCCGACCTCGACGCCCTGCTCACCGCCCTGCTCGACAACGCGGTGCGCTACGCCGCGCCCGGCGACCCGCGCGTGACCGTTCGCTGCCAGCCAAGCGAAGGTCGCCCGGGATTTGCCAAACTGACCATCGACAACACCGGCCAGACGCTCAGCGCCGAAGAACTGACCCGGATTTTCAGCCCCTTTCACTCCACCGATCCCATGGCCACGGGCATGGGACTGGCCATGGCCAAGGCCATCACCCGCAAGTATTCCGGCGGCATCGCCATGGGACTGCTGTCCGGGGGAACGCGGTGCGTCGTGACCCTGCCCCAGGCCCCGGCCGCCACGGCCTGAGGCCGACCACCGGGCCTGATCGTCTTCGCCGGTCTTGCTCTCGCCCCGGGCCAAGCGGCGTTTTGCCCGGGGCGCTCCAGCTTATTTGGCGCTGGCGTAGAGCGTCTTGATCGATTCCCCGAGCTTTTGGGCCAGGGGCGAAGCGGCCATGCGGTCCATGACCACCTCGATGTAGGCTCCCGTGCCGCAGGTCTCGGCCTTGGCCAGGGCCTGCTCCAGTTCGGCATTGGTGGTCACCTTGGCGCAGTACCAATCGGTCAGGCCAAAGGCCGCCGGCAATTGGGCGTAGTTCCAGGGAGCCAGATCGTTGTAGGAACTCAGGGGATTTTTGCACAACAACCGTTCGATCAGATACCCGTCGTTGTTGAGGCAAAAGACGATGGGCTTCAAGCCGTGCATGCCGAACTGGCCCAGTTCCTGGGCCGTCATCTGGTGCGAACCTTCGCCGGTAAAAAGCAGCGTGCGGCGCTCGGGCGCGGCCAGGGCGGCCCCAAACGAAGCCGGCGTGGCCCAGCCTATGGCTCCCCACAGGGTCTGGTTGAAAAACTCCGCCCCCTGAGGCATCAGCGCAAACCCAAGCCCCATGGACACCGTGCCGGTCTCGGCCATGACCACGTCGCCCGGTCGCAAGAACTGCTCCCAGCGCGGATAGAGATAATCCGGAGTGATGGGATCGCCGGGCGCGCCCTTGGGCTGGCCCAGTCCCTTGGCCCGGGGGCCGGAGGCCGGCTTGTGGGGCAACACCCGGGCCAGACCGGCCAAAACGTCGCGCATCTCCACATGGGCAAAAACGGCATGGCCCACCCGCACCTCGTGCTGCATGACCGCAATCATGCGGCTGGGATCGATGTGGGCGGTAAAGGCCCCGGTGTTGAAATCGCTCCACTGCGCCCCGAGGTTGAGCACGCAGTCGCAGCCTTCCACGAAGTCGCGCACCTCGGGATTCATGATGCGGCCGTCATAGAGCCCGATGTAGCTGGGATGCGTCTCATCCAGGGCGGTCTTGTCCATGAACATGGTGGCATAGGGCAGACCGGTGCGGGTAAGCAGTTCATGGGCCGCGCTGCGAAGGCCAAGTCGGGCGATGAGATAGCCGGCCAGGACCACGGTCGAGCCGGCGGCGGTGATTTTTTCAACAATGGCCTCTATGGCCGCAGCCAGAACCGGCGGATTGCTGACCGGAGCCTCAGGGGCGCAGACGTACTGTCCGGGCAGAGGCTTGTCGGCCTGATCCTGGGGCAGGGCCATGTAGACCGGCCGGTTGCGGGCAATGGCCGCCTCGATGCAGCGCTCGATCTGGCAGGCGGCGTTTTCGGCGGTCAAAATGGCGCTGGCGCAGACCACAGGCTTGGTCATGGTGGAAAAGGCGTCGAACAGACCGTCGCCCAGGGTGTGGTGGACGATGCGCCGGGATTGCTGGGTGGAAATAGACGGCATCCCGACCAAATGAAAGACCGGCAAATGCTCGGTATAGGAGCCGGCCACGCCGCACAGGGCGGAGAGCTCGCCCACGCCGTAGGTGGTGCACAGGGCGGCGCGTCCTTTGATGCGGGCATAGCCGTCGGCGGCATAGGCCGCGTTGAGTTCATTGGTGCAGCCGATCCAGCGCATGTCGGGATCGTTGTCAATGGCGTCGTTTAAGGCGAAGGCAAAATCGCCCGGCACCCCGAATACGTCGGTGATGCCGATTTCCTTGAGCCGGGCGATGAGCAGTTCGATGACGGTTTGTTGCATGGGGAAGCCTCCGAAGCAGTCTCTCTGGCGTTTTTGATGCAAAATCGGATTTGGAAGCGCGACAGGCAAAAACCAAATCAAACTCTTCGCCAGCTTACACGCAGCCAACCGATTAGGCAACGCTGCGGGCGCGCAATCACGACAGCTGCACCGTGGACAGACAGGGGAAAATATGTTGGCATAAACACAACGCTGACCACAATGCCGGCCCCGGGAGGATGCCATGCCCATCGATCTCAAATGCTACGCCACCCTGGCCCCGCTGACTCCCGGCAATGCCGGCGAGTTTCCCATCGTTGACGGCGAAACCGTCCTTGAACTGGCCGCGCGCCTGGCCATTCCCCACGAGGAAATCAAGATCGTGTTCGTCAACGGCGTGACCGTCGAGCTGGACCACGTTCTGCACGACGGCGACCGGGTGGGCATCTTTCCGCCGGTTGGCGGCGGTTGATCCGTCTCCCAGCGCAATCAGTAGCGGGGCTGGTCGTCCAGCCACAGCGCATAGGCGTCAAGGCCGGAGTCGGCCATACGCTGGTTGTTGGCCCGCCACCGTTCGGCCAGTCCCGGCGGCAGACCCGGGTCGCAGGCCGCAAATTCCGGGCATTCAAAGCAAAACGAAACGCCCCTGGCCACTACGCAATCCTTGACCCGGCACTCGGCCAGCAGACAGTGCCCGGTCCGACAGCCTGAGCACCCGCCCTGGCCCAGTCTGACCAGGATACGGTCAAAGTCCGGGTAGGCGGCAAAGACCGGATCGAGTTCGGCGAAAAACGCCGCCCGTCGGCCAAAACCGCCAAGTTCCCGGGCCAGTTCCCGGGCCTGCCGACCGATGGGACTGGCAGGATTGTCCAGACAACGGCCACAGTCCAGGCCGCAGGGAGCGATGCGCTGCAGAAACTCTTCGCGGGGCATGTCGGTTCTCCTTGACCATCTGCCGCAATTCCCGGCGGCCTCAACGCCACACCACCAGACAAACCAAAAAGACGACACCGGCAACCACCGGCATGGTCAGACGCCGCCGCCGGCCAAAAAGCCGGCCAACCCCCAGACACGCCGCCGTCGGAACCAGGAAACACAGGCCGACCTTGGCGATGATCGGCAGTCCCGTTGTAACCAGGGCATATTGCAAAACGATGAGCAGCGGGAAATGCAGGAGATAAAGGTCAAAGGAGGCCGCGTCCAGTCCGGGCCGTTGCCACAGCGACTGCGGCCCGGTTCGAGCCAGGGCTGCGGCCAGCAGGCCCATGACGGCCAGAGCGAATCCGGTGCGGGCCAGCCCATGGGCGACAAGGAACCCGCCGGCCAGGAGACCGCCGGCCAGGGCCGCCACCCGACTGGCCACCATGGCCACAAGCAGAACCACAGTGCCCAGGCTCCAGACCCAAAGGCATCCCGGAAGAGCATGCTTCACGAACCAGCCATGCTTCCAGGCCACCAGGCCAAGCAGGAAAAAGCCGATATATTGGGGAACGCGGGCGGGCTGAAAAGCCAGGAACGGTCCCAGTCTGACCCAGGCTGCGTCCGACCAAAAAAACTGGCCCAGCCCGGCGGCCACACCAACCACGAGGGCCAGGACAGCAAACCGCCCCCAGCCCGCCCCGCTTCCCTCAATGCGTCGGGCCAACACCGACCCGGCAACGCACCCCACTGCGGCCAGCCCCAGGCAGAAAAGAAACAGCAAGGCCAGATACCACAGATGGTACGGCCAGACCAAATCCCTGGCGGCCGCCGGAGCCTGCATCCCGGAGAAGTACAGCCAGCGCCAGTCGGCAAGCGAAGGCAACATGGCCAGCCAATGCGCGAAAAAGCCCTCTGTTCCGCCTTTGTCCCGGTAATCGACGTAGGCAATGACCGGGCAGTAAAACAGCGTCAGGCCGATGAGCGGCACAAGCAGCCGCCAAGCCTTGCCGACCACAAAGCCGGCCACGCCGCGACGCCGAAGCGACGGCAGGGCGAAATACCCGGACACGGCAAAGAGCAGCGGCATGGCGAACCCGTCGGCGACGGACAACAGAATATCAATCAGCCGACTCCTGGCCGGATCGCTCACATACCACCAGGGGACCACGGTGCTGTAGGCTACGCCGGCATGGAGAGCCACCACGGCCAACACGCCGACCAAGCGCAGGCCATCCAGAGTTGCGATACGTCCGTGAAAGGCTGTCTGTGTCTTCATATGCT
The nucleotide sequence above comes from Desulfovibrio sp. TomC. Encoded proteins:
- a CDS encoding alpha-keto acid decarboxylase family protein — its product is MQQTVIELLIARLKEIGITDVFGVPGDFAFALNDAIDNDPDMRWIGCTNELNAAYAADGYARIKGRAALCTTYGVGELSALCGVAGSYTEHLPVFHLVGMPSISTQQSRRIVHHTLGDGLFDAFSTMTKPVVCASAILTAENAACQIERCIEAAIARNRPVYMALPQDQADKPLPGQYVCAPEAPVSNPPVLAAAIEAIVEKITAAGSTVVLAGYLIARLGLRSAAHELLTRTGLPYATMFMDKTALDETHPSYIGLYDGRIMNPEVRDFVEGCDCVLNLGAQWSDFNTGAFTAHIDPSRMIAVMQHEVRVGHAVFAHVEMRDVLAGLARVLPHKPASGPRAKGLGQPKGAPGDPITPDYLYPRWEQFLRPGDVVMAETGTVSMGLGFALMPQGAEFFNQTLWGAIGWATPASFGAALAAPERRTLLFTGEGSHQMTAQELGQFGMHGLKPIVFCLNNDGYLIERLLCKNPLSSYNDLAPWNYAQLPAAFGLTDWYCAKVTTNAELEQALAKAETCGTGAYIEVVMDRMAASPLAQKLGESIKTLYASAK
- a CDS encoding DUF3795 domain-containing protein yields the protein MPREEFLQRIAPCGLDCGRCLDNPASPIGRQARELARELGGFGRRAAFFAELDPVFAAYPDFDRILVRLGQGGCSGCRTGHCLLAECRVKDCVVARGVSFCFECPEFAACDPGLPPGLAERWRANNQRMADSGLDAYALWLDDQPRY
- a CDS encoding MoaD/ThiS family protein, with amino-acid sequence MPIDLKCYATLAPLTPGNAGEFPIVDGETVLELAARLAIPHEEIKIVFVNGVTVELDHVLHDGDRVGIFPPVGGG
- a CDS encoding acyltransferase family protein → MKTQTAFHGRIATLDGLRLVGVLAVVALHAGVAYSTVVPWWYVSDPARSRLIDILLSVADGFAMPLLFAVSGYFALPSLRRRGVAGFVVGKAWRLLVPLIGLTLFYCPVIAYVDYRDKGGTEGFFAHWLAMLPSLADWRWLYFSGMQAPAAARDLVWPYHLWYLALLFLFCLGLAAVGCVAGSVLARRIEGSGAGWGRFAVLALVVGVAAGLGQFFWSDAAWVRLGPFLAFQPARVPQYIGFFLLGLVAWKHGWFVKHALPGCLWVWSLGTVVLLVAMVASRVAALAGGLLAGGFLVAHGLARTGFALAVMGLLAAALARTGPQSLWQRPGLDAASFDLYLLHFPLLIVLQYALVTTGLPIIAKVGLCFLVPTAACLGVGRLFGRRRRLTMPVVAGVVFLVCLVVWR
- a CDS encoding sensor histidine kinase gives rise to the protein MPFSDIPTERLLRFRELLGLSDLSENPLARWAEVLGATPDDFADRIQGFVKEAPQLRIIQDNLPDPAKLRRNWAEWFAGLFRQGLGEELLTRLWRSGQAHVAYNVDHRLISMAYALARAYLHERVAASLPAADAPGALRSIDALIDFSLLVETDAYVTFATRCELDVIQGIAHQVRNPIAVIGGQARRLLRLRGQDADVAEAAQIVLEEAGRLDALARSVTRYMDVTDREPVTEATMLTPILHTVLARIAALPDRPKAVLNVAVAPEADRLAVAPADLDALLTALLDNAVRYAAPGDPRVTVRCQPSEGRPGFAKLTIDNTGQTLSAEELTRIFSPFHSTDPMATGMGLAMAKAITRKYSGGIAMGLLSGGTRCVVTLPQAPAATA